CCGGATGCAGAGTTTGCAACCCGACCCCAAAGCCCAGTACAGGAGTGTGTTTGAGGCCTTGAGGAAGATTGTCCAAACGGAAGGCTTCTGGCGGCCTTTACGCGGGATCAACGTGACTGTGATTGGAGCGGGCCCGGCTCACGCTCTGTACTTTGCCTGCTACGAAAAAATGAAACGCACTTTAAGTGACATTATTCACCATGGAGGGAACAGCCACCTGGCCAACGGTATATTGACATAAGCAGCCTGGGGTGTCCTCCTGGCCCCCTTGGCTCTCAAGTCgcgtccttttctctctctctcgtggTTTGCCACCTTCAGTCTGCATTTTCTGCTTCTGGAGAGAAAGACGCCGGGAAAGACTTCTCACTCAGCAACCTAGGCTCTCTTGCTGCATTCAAACTGTTGTCTATTTCCCACAGGCACCGGCAGTGTTAGAGGAGCATGTCTGAAGAATGCCGAAGATATGTAGTCTTCCAGATCCTCTAAAAGTTAGATGTTGTAAATCATTTGACCATTAACCCCTCATGTGAGGGCACTGAGAAGCCAATGCCTTAAGTAGTGTGTCAGTCTAGCCTGGGCATTTCTAGGGGTTTGATTCCGCAAATCAGGTTTGCTACTGCTACTTCGTAATCACATTTGTGGTTATTTTATGACCATAATATCAGTTTGGCTGCAGCACTCCAAGGTCCACCTCtagataaatatttttatttcttaataaAAGTAAGCCAGGTGTGTTTGGAAGCTTGCAACCCTTTGCTATTTGCTATTATTTTGGCTTTTGAAAGTGTGAGGCATCTCTAGTTGGAGGTTCCTTTAAagaaatattttggacttcatctcccaaagACAGCAAGCAACACGACTGATAGAAAGGCATTGTGGGAGCTATAGTCTACAACATTTGAAATACCAGTTTCCCCATCCCTAATTTAAGAGTCCATATTGATATTCACTCTTGAAGAACTTGCATAGTTCTCTTAGATTATAAGTTTGCAGTCTTGTCACAAAGTTGCACTTAATTGCATTTTCACCACCTATATTGATGCAAATTAATGCAAATACTTCCATCTTATGTAAACTTGTATGTCAGGCTGGATGAGTTACAATGGGAACCTTCAGAGTGTGTCAACTcaacttccagtattttgttgaatttttttttaaaaaaagaaaatccgCTAAAATATTTTTTAGTTTGAACCTCTTGGTAACAGATATTGACAGTCTTATAGTTGGggcaacatatatatacacttcGAGGATTACAATTGCGTAccatataagctgacccgaatataagccaaggcacctaattttaccacaaaaaactggagaaAAGTATGACCTTGAGTATAAGcccagggtgggaaatgcaacagttactggaaaatttcaaaataaaaatactgtatatactcaagtataagcctagtttttcagcccatttttaggctgaaaaagctgccctcggtttatacttgagtcaaagttatttattattttactctgttattactattatttttattacatttattgttttcttctattattggcattattacatttgcattattttactctattattttattacatttattattttactttattattattggaaggatacgtaagcacattgattctgaaaaaagttaaaataatggtttaatcaaagttggtcagtcttcttttaaattacagttttatgtaaacattgaaaacCATGTAACCTActgtttcctcaattaatgtaattttattggtatctatatttattttgcattacctgtagctgctgcatttcccacccttgacttatattcgagtcaatatgttttcccatttttggtggtaaaattaggtgccttggtttatattcgggtcagcttatactctagtatatatggtagatgccaataaaattacattaattgaggtgtcaataggttaaatggttttgaatatttatcatatttcaaagaaaaacattaaactagctctgtaaatggaaaagtagggtcaatataaacaatatggtatcaacaataacataataataataataataataataatagaacttcatttgtatcccgccctatctccccatgggggctcaggccagcttccaacataataacaggcaaacattcaatgccaatataaACAATGTAGAGCTAGAtgtagatctataattatatatactaatttcataTATGCATTTCCCGCTGAAACATTTACAAATCCTctctatatgtgcatttccctcctgcaatatttgcaagtcctatatatctatattcatatatatctatccagacatctctctctatatagataATTATCTGTATAGAATTTGCAAAGATGTGccaacatgtgatggggaaaattcatatttgaaattatctatatacacatatatacgcacacacaaatatacagatatataggtacctctTTATATTTGTTGGAATctatatataggatttgcagagacttgcaaaatGTGAGGGgtaaattcatataaaaataatgtatagatatagatacagatgtataggtacatggaaatctctagatatctgTATGTaaataggatttgcagagaccAGCAAACATATGAgggaaaactgggttgttgtaggttttttcgggctatatggccatgttctagaggcattctctcctattttatttcgcgtatttctaccccgcccttcttgacccccaaggggggactcagggcggcttacacaattcgatgccaacaacaataaaataaaacatgtatcaaaagcaattataaaacaattaaaacaatcaagttatatatcacaatcaataaatccaatctaatgttcaacgttcGTCAACgcagaatccataaattcattccacattgtcaaaacctatcaattctagtcatcattgtcctttgtctatctgccagattacccaaaggcctggtcccatatccatgtttttagtttccttctgaaagagaggagggatgtcgatgatctgatttccctgggaagttaattccacaggcgaggggccaccaccgagaaggccctgctcctcgtccccaccaatctcacttgtgatagacttttgcctgcatctacggcaagcatcttcagaggtaggatgaggatgcttgccatagatgcaggctaaacgtcaggagagagtgcctctggaacatggccatttagcccgaaaaaacctacaacagcccagtgattctggtcatgaaagccttcgacaatacatatgagGGAAAACTTTCAAGGAaacaaaatgcacatataaagttaatacatttagatacacaaAAAGGGCCAGGATATGGGCGTGTTTAAGAGAGCCATACACACAAGGAGGACATGAAATATAttctgaaaaacttggcttatcttcaagtatatacggtaaattctGGAATCCTGCAAAGAAATGCtagatctcagttcttgtgggttttttcgggctatatggccatgttctagaggcatttctcctgacgtttcgcctgcatctatggcaagcatcctcagaggtgaggatgcttgccatagatgcaggcgaaacgtcaggagaaatgcctctagaacatggccatatagcctgaaaaaacccacaagaactgagtgattccagccatgaaagccttcgaaaatgcTAGATCACATCAATTACTTGCCAAGTCAGAAACTATTTTTGGTCTGTATCCTTTGTGTGCTTCGGATTCCTCTGACTCCACAACCTCAGGACACTGCACCTCAAAACAGGATAAAGTTTTGCTTGTCTTACGGCTTCTTAAAAGTGTGTTTGATTCCCTTTGCTGTGTTTTATGAATGTTTGCTACCTCACAATACCCTGGCATCTAACCCATAGTAACCCATTGTTATGGGATAGTCAGCCTTTCTTTTGATACAGCAGAGCTCTTTTGTTTTGAACATGCCCGGTCTTTCTGAGATGTGAGAGTTCATGTCCTAATATAGCTATCATGTGCAGGCATTACCATGCTGATCTGGATACCAATTTTTTTCcagtaatagtaaaaataatagagtaaaataatacatgtaataataatagagtacaataaaaatgtcataaaatgataagaaatagagaaaaataaataataataatagagtaaaataataaatgtaataatgataataatagagtaaaataataaatgtaataatgataataatagagtaaaataataaatgtaataatgataataatagagtaaaataataaatataataatgataataatagagtaaaataatgtaaatgtaataataataaatagagtaaaatattaaataataaataatacaaataacagagtaaaataataaataaccttgacgcGAGTATAATTCGAGGAGGTTTTTTTCAGCCtcaaaaaggggctgaaaaactaggcttatactcgagtatatacagtatatctgtgTTGACTTATAACCACCCTCGGATCATGGACTTCCAGAAGGCTGCTCACAATtgcattttccaaatattttgaatTACAGTTAGCTTGAGGCCCAGCCAACCTGGGTAGTTTTTGGAAATGATGgggattgtagtccaaaatatctgaaggacaCTCGCATTAAGAAAGTTGGAGAACACTTCCTCATGCCTTCATATAGTTGTGGTCAGATTGCccttttaaaaacaacacaatttgcCTGTGAATATTTATAGTAGATATGAGATGGTTTTGTAGAGATGATTGTATTTTCTGGGAATAGTTTCAGGTAAGATTTCAGGTAAGAATATTTGCAATGCTTCCTTTCAGTTGAAGCATCATGGTAGTCCGTTTTTTAGTATCTGGTACTTGTGCAGCAGTAGCGAGTTGGCGTTTTGGATTCTCTGTTGGCCTTTCCACACATTCATctcatccagaatatcaaggcagataatccactggTGGCAtaacgggttaaaccactgagctgctgaacttgctgactgaaaggttggcggttcaaatggggagcggggtgagctcctgctgttagtcccagctcctgccaacctagcagtttgaaaatattattatttatttattaatttactatatttgtatactgcccttctcaggcCTTAGGTGACtcaggtttacaatggcaacaattcaatgctcaaaaacaccatcaaacatttaaaaacattaacacataataatataacaataacaagaatactaaaagcatacatcatttgcgtctcctaataaaaacattgtcccattgtagatcaataggtactgccttgcaggaaggtaatggtgctccatacagtcatgctggccacatgaccttggaggtgtcaacggacaacgctggctcttcggcttagaaatagagatgagcaccaaccccaagagtcagacacgactggagttaatgtcaggggaaacatttatatTTACTAATCCatgatatctgttttgaactgggtttcctgagtccacactgccatataatccagttcaatgtggattttatactgctATGTGGAAATGGCCTGGGTATTGTTGAACTAGAACTGCCATCAGTCCTAACCAGTGCTGAGGAATAATGGAAATCACAATACAGCAACCTCTGGAGGTCCAAACATTCTCCATCCTTGTCATGTACCATACTGAGCTTCTTTTTGCACAGGTTTTTGTACATATAAGATTATGTTTTGTGAAGAACAGAGTTATAAATGTTACTGTCTGAACGACAGCTATCACAATCTCTGAGACAACTTTCTAAGTTGTGGCCTGTGAGTCTGTATGCAGTGAAAAGTGGCTTCTGTGTTTTGTTCTGAAGCTCCACATGTTGAGCACCCAAAAGCTATGTGAGAATGACTTTGTGAAAGGGGAAtgtcttgtttctttttttgcagGAATGGCTGGGAGCATGGCTACCCTACTCCATGATGGTGTCATGAATCCTGCTGAAGGTAATACTGTTTGATGTGGATGCTCCAGTGGGGTGAAGAGGAGGGAAACCCTACTGACAGTATTTGGGTATCTGTCGTAATCACCTGCTGTGATTTCTGAGAATTTACTTCTACCTTTGATTGTTCTCAGAGATTCTATAGGGTTCCTTGGTCAGTCTTATCTGCATATTGGTGGCGGCGGAAGATAAGATTGCCATTGACCAGCTTTTCCCAACTCGGCACCAGTCAGATATACCTGTCAGGACGACCGTATCAGTACTCTGCCATAAAGAAGGGAGGTGGGGGAGGAAAGCTGTGTACAGTTGGGGAAGGTAGTGTAGATAAGACATCTGTTTTATGAGGGAAATTGAAAATCAGTTAACAGGCTGTGGACATACTGTTTGGCCATTAGGGGGCAGATGGGAGTTGGGGCTGATATATTCAGggaaactttagaactgtctttttcggattgtggaaagaaggaattAACCACTTGTCTCcagcattttttgttgttgtgagcttgattTTAACCCCAAGttcttctagagcaggggtcctcaaactacggcccgggtgCCACGTGCAGTCCTCTGAGGGTATTTATCTGGCCCGCCAAGGAGGAGGCCTCCTTTTCAGTGGAATCAGTCTTGGCTCTGCTAACGCAGAGCTCCTTTCGTTCTTTCTGTCTCcccctcactctctctctctcctcgtttcagtctctctcctttcccccttctttttctttctctttttccctcttcctttctcccttctgtttctccctcttttttctctccctttctcctcttctttttatatccctttcttcttccttgggTTCCAGCGCTGGAGGCccagggaggagggggggaggaggataaATGCCCTCAGAGGGCGGCATTTGGGCCCCCGGGGCcatcgtttgaggaccccttctccagaagatcttggagttaaaattaagcttacaacaacaacaacaaaatgctggAGACAAGTgatttattccttctttccacaatccaaaaaagacagttctaaagtttccCGGAGGAGTTCACCCCCTCCCCTCGCCCAGCACTGCCTTCTTGCGCCTCCTGCGCAAGTGGTCCTTGCCAGTTGCCAGAACTTGCACATTGCCAAGCTGGGCCGGATGCTGGTGCAGCAGGGCTTGCTGGAGCCCATAGTGTgcgaccctgctttcctgcacgACCAGGGCCTGTGCAGGTGAACAATAgagttcatctacactgcagaattaatgcagtttgacaccagtttgtcGTGgtgtaatgctatggaatcctgggatttaaatTTTTATAAGCTGATTCGCTTTTTCTGCCGAAAGATCAAACTGCAGCtgcaggattccataacatagaGTTAaagtggttcttcattttaaatatagtatttgttcccattttgtttttttacttcaaaataagatatgtgcagtgtgcatagtaatTTGATCCTAGTTTTTTAAAACTTATAGTCTGatcctccaatggtctgagggataGTGAattggccccctgtttaaaaagtttgaggacccctgttctagagtttGACAATACCAGATTACAAATCTCATCCAACATATTGGCTGGGCACTTTGGTTTGGAATTCAGGAGAGTTGACTGATACTGAGCCAGGTCAATGCTCCATTTAGTTGAGAACTGCCTCCACTGTGGTTTGAGGAAGCGTTGCCCCACCAAACATTTGGGACTATCACCTCCCAGAAATGGTAACCAACTTACTGACATGGTTCTAACTTGCTTtgtgtttttctcttccttcctttgctgttcCCATCATACTGTCTTCTAATTCAACTGGCATCCATGATCCCCTCGTTGGCCATCTTGTGTGGGCGGCAGTGGTGAAACAGCGCATGCAGATGTACAATTCTCCATACAAGACTGTCATGGAATGCATCAGGACGGTGCATAGGACTGAAGGCTTGGGTGCCTTTTACCGGAGCTACACCACGCAGCTCACCATGAATGTCCCCTTCCAGGCCATTCACTTTATCACCTATGAGTTCATGCAGGAGCAGATCAACCCCCGGCGGCAGTACAACCCTCTCTCACACATTGTCTCGGGGGCCGTGGCTGGGGCCGTGGCGGCAGCGGCCACGACGCCCCTGGACGTCTGCAAAACGCTCCTCAACACCCAAGAGAACATGGTCCTGAGTTCTATAAACATTAGCGGTCACTTGTCAGGAATGGCCAACGCCTTTAGGACAGTGTACCAGCTGGGAGGGGTCGCTGGGTATTTTAAGGGAGTGCAGGCACGGGTGATCTACCAGATGCCTTCAACCGCCATTGCCTGGTCTGTCTATGAATTCTTCAAGTATGTGCTTACAAAGCGCGAGATGAAGAAGGGAAGTCCGTGCTGATGACTCTTGAGCCACAAATCgcccaagacagtgacatctctctGTGTCTGCACACTCTCCCCACGCTCCTTGGAAAGGTTTCTGGTGGGATTCACAGCTGAGTTCTGAGACGTATGTGTGCGTGGGGTGTGAGTTTTGAAATTCTGGAGCAGTCCCGTTCTCTCCCTTCtcatatcttttctttttttgcaaaacCAAATTGTTAAAAAGAGAGGTGAATCCTTAAAACAAGGACTGGTCGTCTTTTGTTCCCCTTGTGGCTATGAGAAATGTGGTAAAAAAATATTGtaccgtattttctggcgtataagactactgtttaacccaggggttctcaaactatggcccgggggccggatatggccctgcaaagtcatttatccggcccttgctcagggtcaacctaagtctgaagtgacttgaaagcacacaacaacaacaatcctatctcatcagccaaaagcaggcacacacttcccattgaaatactaataagttcatatttgttagaattgttctacattttaattattgtattgtttttaagttgtctttgaacaacaaataagatatgtgcagtgtgcataggaattcattcattatttttttcaaattataatccggccctccaacagttcgagggattgtgatctggccctctgtttaaaaagtttgaggacccctggtttcaCCCTAGAagatcttctcaaaagtcaggggtcgtcttatacaccgggagtcgacttatatgctgggagtagtcttatatgctaggagtagtcttatagaacgtgctgaaacttccaatcctgaggtagagtggctctgggcccagaaaaacacacctcttttacctgtctggcccaccattgtatcctattaccgtccctcctcctctgcctctcagatctcgctcctgaagactgtcgtgaagcagtgcaggtgcgcatgtgcgagatctgagaggcagagaaggagggacagtaatGGGAAAATTACCAAATTGAAatcaatttttatttggtgtgcgttggaagaggggtagtcttatacagcgagtatattccaaactctatattttaactggaaaagttgggggtcgttttATAtgtccagtcgtcttatatgccggaatatacggtacttgtttttattattgtactgctttttttggagggaggggggcaaaccCAGAGTAAAAAGCTGTGGGAGGGGACAAAATTATTTTGTGTGGTTAACATAGAAAGGTGATGCCTTTTGGCTAATCTTTATATAGAGAAATGCGATATACATGGATAATGTTTATCCTTTATTTTTCTATATCGGTGAATtgggtcattttttaaaaaaagaattaaaactgTGCGAATGAGTGAAAAAAGGGCTTTTTGAAATGGTGAAAATCACCATTTGCTGCCCGCCCTGCCTCATGGAATGGCTTTAACCATATTCCCTTTTCCCTCAGCATCATAGTGGTAGAGAAgctggcgtgtgtgtgtgtgtgtgtgtgtgtgtttcctctTCTCTCTACCCCTCCCATGCTTATTAGCTCTTAGTATATctagcttgaaaacaacttgaaatgATTTAAAACGTCGACTTACTGAAAATCTACCTTACATGTGTGTCTTCCCTATTATGTGTCAGAATTGGTGGACACTTCTGGGAATATTAACCAGTTTTCACCACTGCCAAAGTAGTTTAATACTCATTTTTTAGATGTCGAATGGTACTTAACCCCTGCCTCCAACTGCATCTCCGTTCCTGtgtagattttttaaatgtattcttATTTCTCATTAAGTTTCCAATTAGGTTTTTCCTCCTGCCTATCCTCTCCTATGTCTGGCTTGCAGGTATGTGCAAACCTTTTGTGTGTAAGGGAATGCCTGCAAAGTGTGttcatggggggtgggggtgccgAGTTTACATTCCCATAAGGCAGGGATGAACTACTGagactttccagatgtttttggcctgcatGCCCATTGATGAGGGATTATGGGTCGATTATGTGGGTAGCctaaaaacacttggagggccgtagTTGCCCATCCTTGCCGTAGGAGAGCTCTTGTTTGAGTTGAAAAAGATTGACGTGGAAATGTTTGTTGCCATGTAGCACTAAAGCCTTGGAACCGAAAAGCCTTAGCAGAGGAGAATGTAAAGTCAGACTTTGCtccaaagccaaaaaaaaaaaaaagcaacaacaaaaagccaCCCTGTGTGCATTGTGTGTGTACTTGCAGCTATCTGTACAATTGAAAGAGTGTGGAATTGGTTCAGCACTTGCGGGATTGATGTGTGGGCTGCTCTGAAACTTTGCAGCTTTGGAAGTGTTTacagaaatgtattgtcgaaggctttcatggccggaatcactgggttgttgtaggtttttccgggctatatggccatgttctggaagcaatttttctcctgacgtttcgcctgcatctatggcaaacatcctcagaggtagtgaggtctgaggatgcttgccatagatgcaggcaaaacgtcaggagaaaaattgcctccagaacatggccatatagcccggaaaaacctacaacaacccagtttacagAAATGTTTTGTCCATTCAACGAATGAGCAATACctttggctccccagatgttttatacTAGAACTCCTACAATGCCTTCCCACTGGCCATGCCTTTTGAGGCTGATGAGAAACttgaggatttattattattattattattattatt
This portion of the Anolis sagrei isolate rAnoSag1 chromosome 7, rAnoSag1.mat, whole genome shotgun sequence genome encodes:
- the SLC25A37 gene encoding mitoferrin-1 isoform X2; its protein translation is MAGSMATLLHDGVMNPAEVVKQRMQMYNSPYKTVMECIRTVHRTEGLGAFYRSYTTQLTMNVPFQAIHFITYEFMQEQINPRRQYNPLSHIVSGAVAGAVAAAATTPLDVCKTLLNTQENMVLSSINISGHLSGMANAFRTVYQLGGVAGYFKGVQARVIYQMPSTAIAWSVYEFFKYVLTKREMKKGSPC
- the SLC25A37 gene encoding mitoferrin-1 isoform X1, which encodes MELRCGVEAAAMTAVPSPPAEASPGPASPPSPSSEGCGEAEYESLPTGASLGTHMTAGAVAGILEHTVMYPVDSVKTRMQSLQPDPKAQYRSVFEALRKIVQTEGFWRPLRGINVTVIGAGPAHALYFACYEKMKRTLSDIIHHGGNSHLANGMAGSMATLLHDGVMNPAEVVKQRMQMYNSPYKTVMECIRTVHRTEGLGAFYRSYTTQLTMNVPFQAIHFITYEFMQEQINPRRQYNPLSHIVSGAVAGAVAAAATTPLDVCKTLLNTQENMVLSSINISGHLSGMANAFRTVYQLGGVAGYFKGVQARVIYQMPSTAIAWSVYEFFKYVLTKREMKKGSPC